A genomic region of Kribbella sp. NBC_00382 contains the following coding sequences:
- a CDS encoding urease subunit alpha gives MAEISRAAYAALYGPTVGDQVRLGDTDLWIEVEEDRTVGGEEAIFGGGKSIRESMAQGTTTRGEGAPDTVITNVLVLDWWGVVRADVGIRDGLIVALGKAGNPDIADGVHPDLRIGPSTDVIAGEGRILTAGAIDSHVHLLSPSQLHEASATGITTIVGGGTGPSEGSKATTVTPGAWHLAKMHRSLDALPLNILLLGKGNTVSAEGLAEQALAGAAGYKVHEDWGSTPAVIDASLKAADAWGLQVALHADSLNEAGFVESTLRAIDGRSIHAFHVEGAGGGHAPDILSIASHPHVIPGSTNPTLPHTVNTVAEHLDMLMVCHHLSPDVPEDLAFAESRIRATTIAAEDVLHDMGALSVTSSDAQAMGRIGEVITRTWQVAHVMKARRGTLGASLPADNERARRYVAKYTINPAVAHGIDHLVGSVEVGKLADLALWDPAYFGVRPRLVIKGGAIAWAALGDPNASIPTPQPVLMRPAFGNAIGADLSITFVSPAALDDGLADRLQLRRRLEGVRPTRDVGKAQMKNNNALPTIDIDPETFAIKVDGDLIEPSPATELPLAQLYNLF, from the coding sequence ATGGCTGAGATCTCGCGCGCCGCCTATGCCGCGCTTTACGGGCCGACGGTTGGGGATCAGGTTCGGTTGGGGGATACGGATCTGTGGATTGAGGTGGAAGAGGATCGGACTGTTGGGGGTGAGGAGGCGATCTTCGGGGGTGGGAAGTCGATTCGGGAGTCGATGGCTCAGGGGACGACTACTCGGGGCGAAGGGGCGCCGGACACTGTCATCACCAACGTGTTGGTGCTCGATTGGTGGGGTGTGGTTCGGGCTGATGTGGGGATTCGGGATGGGTTGATCGTCGCGCTGGGGAAGGCGGGTAATCCGGATATCGCGGATGGGGTGCATCCGGACCTGCGGATCGGGCCGTCGACGGATGTCATCGCCGGGGAGGGGCGGATTCTGACGGCGGGGGCTATCGACTCGCATGTGCATTTGCTGTCGCCGTCGCAGTTGCACGAGGCCTCGGCGACGGGGATCACAACGATCGTGGGTGGTGGTACAGGGCCGAGTGAGGGGTCGAAGGCGACGACTGTCACGCCGGGGGCTTGGCATCTGGCGAAGATGCATCGGAGTCTCGATGCTTTGCCGCTCAACATTTTGCTGCTGGGTAAGGGGAACACGGTCAGCGCCGAGGGTTTGGCCGAGCAGGCGCTCGCGGGAGCGGCCGGGTACAAGGTGCACGAGGACTGGGGTTCGACGCCGGCGGTGATCGATGCGTCGTTGAAGGCTGCGGATGCGTGGGGACTCCAGGTCGCGCTGCACGCGGACAGCTTGAACGAGGCCGGGTTCGTGGAGTCGACGTTGCGAGCGATCGACGGCCGATCGATCCACGCGTTCCACGTCGAGGGCGCCGGCGGCGGGCATGCGCCGGACATCCTCTCGATCGCGAGTCATCCGCACGTCATCCCCGGCTCGACCAACCCGACCTTGCCGCACACGGTCAACACCGTCGCCGAGCATCTCGACATGCTGATGGTCTGCCATCACCTGAGCCCGGACGTACCGGAGGATCTGGCGTTCGCCGAGTCGCGGATCCGCGCGACCACGATCGCCGCCGAGGACGTCCTCCACGACATGGGCGCGCTGTCGGTCACGTCGTCGGATGCCCAGGCGATGGGCCGAATCGGCGAGGTCATCACCCGTACCTGGCAGGTCGCGCACGTGATGAAGGCCCGCCGCGGGACGCTGGGCGCGAGCCTCCCGGCCGACAACGAACGCGCTCGCCGATACGTCGCGAAGTACACGATCAACCCGGCAGTTGCCCACGGCATCGATCACTTGGTGGGCTCGGTCGAAGTCGGCAAGCTGGCCGACCTCGCACTCTGGGATCCCGCGTACTTCGGTGTACGCCCCCGCCTGGTGATCAAAGGCGGCGCCATCGCCTGGGCCGCACTCGGCGACCCGAACGCCTCCATCCCGACGCCCCAACCGGTCCTCATGCGCCCGGCGTTCGGCAACGCGATCGGCGCGGACCTGTCCATCACCTTCGTCTCCCCCGCGGCCCTCGACGACGGCCTCGCCGACCGGTTGCAGCTCCGCAGGCGCCTCGAAGGCGTCCGCCCGACCCGCGACGTCGGCAAAGCCCAGATGAAGAACAACAACGCCCTGCCAACCATCGACATCGACCCGGAAACCTTCGCCATCAAAGTCGACGGCGACCTCATCGAACCCTCCCCCGCCACCGAACTCCCCCTGGCCCAGCTCTACAACCTCTTCTGA
- the ureB gene encoding urease subunit beta, whose protein sequence is MSNKIRLSNEGQGAGNWGPGAVRVAPGTIELNAGRQKLTLVIVNTGDRPVQIGSHLHLPDANTALAFDREAAHGFRLDIPSGTSQRFEPGASREVVAVALAGRRLVPGIQIKPASDEATPQAADHG, encoded by the coding sequence ATGAGCAACAAGATTAGACTTAGCAATGAAGGACAGGGGGCGGGCAACTGGGGCCCCGGCGCAGTACGAGTCGCCCCCGGCACGATCGAACTGAACGCGGGCCGCCAGAAGTTGACGCTGGTGATCGTCAACACCGGCGACCGCCCGGTCCAGATCGGCTCCCACCTCCACCTCCCCGACGCCAACACCGCCCTGGCGTTCGATCGCGAAGCCGCCCACGGCTTCCGCCTAGACATCCCCTCCGGTACGTCGCAACGCTTCGAGCCCGGCGCCTCCCGCGAGGTCGTCGCGGTCGCACTGGCCGGCCGCCGGCTGGTACCCGGCATCCAGATCAAGCCGGCCTCGGACGAGGCAACCCCACAGGCGGCGGACCATGGCTGA
- the ureG gene encoding urease accessory protein UreG codes for MPSTSRSFRLGVAGPVGTGKSSLIAMVCRELASELQLGVITNDIYTDEDARLLRAAGVLDPERIRAVETGACPHTAIRDDVTPNLIAVEDLERDFAPLDVVLVESGGDNLTATFSPALVDAQIFVLDVAGGGDVARKGGPGIARADLLIVNKTDLAPYVGVDVPQMVADAEAARAGKPVLALSRTDAESVRRLKEWVLAMTQKVRSGSHTPVDPGPMAPHSHVGDNGELISHTHAHSH; via the coding sequence ATGCCTAGTACCAGCCGTTCGTTCCGTCTCGGCGTCGCCGGCCCGGTCGGTACCGGCAAGAGCTCGCTGATCGCGATGGTCTGCCGCGAGCTCGCCTCCGAACTCCAGCTCGGCGTCATCACCAACGACATCTACACCGACGAGGACGCGCGGCTGCTGCGCGCGGCCGGCGTACTCGATCCAGAGCGGATCCGCGCCGTCGAGACCGGCGCCTGCCCGCACACGGCGATCCGCGACGACGTCACCCCGAACCTGATCGCGGTCGAGGATCTCGAACGCGACTTCGCCCCACTCGACGTCGTACTGGTCGAGTCCGGCGGCGACAACCTCACCGCAACCTTCTCCCCCGCGCTCGTCGACGCGCAGATCTTCGTACTGGACGTCGCCGGCGGTGGTGACGTCGCCCGCAAAGGCGGCCCCGGCATCGCCCGCGCCGACCTGCTCATCGTCAACAAGACCGACCTCGCCCCGTACGTCGGTGTCGATGTCCCCCAAATGGTCGCCGACGCCGAGGCCGCCCGCGCCGGCAAGCCGGTACTCGCGTTGTCCCGCACAGACGCTGAGTCCGTACGCCGCCTGAAGGAATGGGTACTCGCCATGACCCAAAAGGTCCGCAGCGGCTCCCACACCCCAGTCGACCCCGGCCCGATGGCCCCCCACTCCCACGTCGGCGACAACGGCGAACTCATCTCCCACACCCATGCCCACTCCCACTAA
- a CDS encoding ABC transporter permease yields the protein MEFRPNASPVDWLAAIGLLLLYVVALFWLAAALGVIAKSVESASALSFAMLFLPYLSSAFVRTETMPRFLQPISKHPADHAGDRSRPQLSDRYCVRLERLARTRLVWRPARLLDSSRDGALPPQNHSTTSPRTRPLGAWFEPLSFWCFENRREPATLTPDQG from the coding sequence ATGGAGTTCCGGCCGAACGCCAGCCCGGTCGACTGGCTCGCGGCCATTGGTCTGCTGCTGCTCTACGTAGTCGCGTTGTTCTGGCTGGCCGCTGCGTTGGGCGTGATCGCGAAGTCGGTCGAGTCGGCCAGTGCGTTGAGTTTCGCCATGCTGTTCTTGCCGTACCTGAGCAGCGCGTTCGTTCGTACCGAGACGATGCCGCGCTTCCTCCAACCGATCAGCAAGCACCCAGCCGATCACGCCGGTGATCGAAGCCGTCCGCAGCTTTCTGACCGGTACTGCGTTAGGCTCGAACGGCTGGCTCGCACTCGCCTGGTGTGGCGGCCTGCTCGTCTTCTCGACAGCTCTCGCGACGGCGCTTTACCGCCGCAAAACCACTCGACGACGAGCCCCAGAACCCGACCGTTGGGCGCATGGTTCGAACCGCTCAGCTTTTGGTGTTTCGAGAATCGCCGTGAACCTGCGACCCTGACCCCCGATCAGGGATAA
- a CDS encoding nucleoside/nucleotide kinase family protein: MQLNRESAFNRAVALATQERRAILGITGAPAAGKSTYAEQLTAGLIANGHKVALVPMDGYHLAQSALEERGLAAVKGAPQTFDGYGFVALLKRLKDSPDETIWAPRFDRSIEDSIAATIAVPPETTLVLTEGNYLLFDQEPWATGRRLLDECWYIDLDDDLRHERLEARHQRFGRSPQEAHDRTYGSDETNANLIAATKPNAHAVITLT, from the coding sequence GTGCAGCTGAATCGAGAGAGCGCCTTCAACCGAGCCGTCGCGCTGGCAACCCAGGAACGCCGCGCGATCCTCGGCATCACCGGCGCCCCCGCCGCCGGCAAGTCGACGTACGCCGAACAGCTCACCGCAGGCTTGATTGCCAACGGCCACAAAGTCGCACTCGTCCCGATGGACGGCTACCACCTCGCCCAGTCGGCACTCGAAGAACGCGGACTAGCCGCCGTCAAAGGCGCACCCCAAACCTTCGACGGCTACGGCTTCGTCGCCCTGCTCAAGCGCCTCAAGGACTCCCCGGACGAAACCATCTGGGCCCCGAGATTCGACCGCTCCATCGAGGACTCCATCGCCGCCACCATCGCCGTACCACCAGAAACAACCCTGGTACTGACCGAAGGCAACTACCTGCTCTTCGATCAGGAGCCCTGGGCAACAGGCCGCCGGCTACTCGACGAGTGCTGGTACATCGACCTGGACGACGACCTGAGACACGAACGACTCGAAGCCCGCCACCAACGCTTCGGCCGTTCACCCCAGGAAGCCCACGACCGCACCTACGGCTCCGACGAAACCAACGCCAACCTCATCGCCGCGACAAAGCCCAACGCGCACGCGGTCATCACCCTGACGTGA
- a CDS encoding urease accessory protein UreF — protein MLSPSRRQNAAAEGAEAVAAAGAGTARAGTAGAGAAGAGTAGAGAAGAGTAGAGTAGAGTAGAGTAGASTAGAGAEAAAGADAGAGAMAGAEVGAVAAGVAVGSPELVAMTLADARLPTGGHTQSGGLEAGVRAGLGAEGARLGDVASYAADRLRTIVRVEAATAVVARQLALDGELVEQVEAAWAARTPSQALRAASRRQGRAYLRLAARVWPRTTEYLKADAEIARPVVVGVVAAVTGLSAEQTARLIGYDDAQTVVAASLKLLPVDPADAASWLLRLHPAIEELVAAVSQTTSPAEIPAYGAPLVDVFAQAHAVERMRLFHA, from the coding sequence ATGTTGTCGCCGTCACGCAGGCAGAACGCTGCTGCGGAAGGCGCGGAGGCAGTTGCGGCCGCCGGAGCCGGTACGGCGCGGGCTGGCACGGCGGGAGCTGGTGCGGCGGGAGCCGGTACCGCGGGAGCTGGTGCGGCGGGAGCCGGTACCGCGGGAGCCGGTACCGCGGGAGCCGGTACCGCGGGAGCCGGTACCGCGGGAGCCAGTACCGCGGGAGCTGGTGCGGAGGCTGCAGCTGGAGCGGACGCGGGGGCTGGTGCGATGGCCGGGGCCGAGGTCGGAGCTGTGGCGGCTGGAGTCGCCGTGGGGTCGCCGGAGTTGGTGGCGATGACGTTGGCTGATGCGCGGTTGCCTACTGGCGGGCATACGCAGTCGGGTGGGTTGGAGGCTGGTGTTCGGGCGGGGCTTGGGGCGGAGGGGGCTCGGCTCGGTGACGTTGCGAGTTATGCGGCGGATCGGTTGCGGACGATTGTCCGTGTCGAGGCGGCGACCGCGGTGGTGGCGCGACAACTCGCTCTCGATGGGGAGTTGGTTGAGCAGGTTGAGGCTGCCTGGGCGGCGCGGACTCCTAGTCAGGCGTTGCGGGCTGCGTCGCGCAGGCAGGGGCGTGCTTATCTGCGGTTGGCGGCGCGGGTTTGGCCTAGGACTACTGAGTATTTGAAGGCTGATGCGGAGATCGCGCGACCAGTGGTGGTTGGGGTGGTCGCGGCTGTGACGGGGCTGTCGGCGGAGCAGACCGCGCGGCTGATCGGGTACGACGATGCGCAGACCGTCGTGGCCGCATCGCTCAAGTTGTTGCCGGTGGATCCGGCCGACGCGGCGAGCTGGTTGCTCAGGCTCCATCCCGCGATCGAGGAACTCGTCGCTGCCGTTAGCCAGACGACTTCACCCGCCGAGATTCCGGCGTACGGCGCTCCGTTGGTGGACGTGTTCGCGCAAGCTCATGCTGTCGAGAGAATGAGGTTATTCCATGCCTAG
- a CDS encoding urease subunit gamma, whose translation MNFTPSEIEKLLLSVAGMVARDRLARGVRLNHPESVALLSTWVIERAREGALVADLMEQGRTVLTRDQVMNGVAELLTDVQVEATFPDGRKLVTIHSPII comes from the coding sequence GTGAACTTCACCCCGTCCGAGATCGAGAAACTGCTTCTCTCCGTGGCCGGGATGGTCGCCCGCGACCGCCTGGCCCGGGGAGTCCGCCTCAACCACCCCGAGTCGGTAGCCCTCCTCAGCACCTGGGTCATCGAACGAGCCCGCGAAGGCGCCCTCGTCGCCGACCTGATGGAACAAGGCCGCACAGTCCTCACCAGAGACCAGGTCATGAACGGCGTCGCCGAACTCCTCACGGACGTACAGGTAGAAGCAACCTTCCCCGACGGCCGGAAACTGGTCACTATCCACAGCCCCATAATCTGA
- a CDS encoding urease accessory protein UreD gives MPTPTNHPQHPTPEVLAPPLAHPAADARSITRIEVVADPVRDRCLLTTGLLSPRRLRAPDGVVRIALVAASALLLAGDHVEIQVVVSGPVKLDIIETAGTVAYAMRGGSARWDVTVELTDGAQLTWHGEPFVVSEGADVTRSMTVDLESGCTMAFRESLVFGRHGETGGTLRSSQRARLDGELLLAEDLDLSPTARPGWAILGDARCLDSVTALGRRLPDDPTTLQLEGPGSIIRRLVHDQHQSDLAQSWAALSKPDKISGCS, from the coding sequence ATGCCCACTCCCACTAACCACCCCCAACACCCCACCCCCGAGGTGCTCGCCCCTCCCCTGGCGCACCCGGCTGCCGACGCGCGTTCGATCACCCGGATCGAGGTTGTTGCGGATCCTGTTCGCGATCGGTGTTTGCTGACCACCGGGCTGCTGTCGCCGCGTCGTCTGCGGGCGCCTGACGGGGTGGTCCGCATCGCGCTCGTGGCCGCGTCGGCTCTCTTGCTGGCCGGTGACCATGTCGAGATCCAGGTCGTGGTGTCCGGGCCGGTGAAGCTGGACATCATCGAGACGGCGGGCACTGTCGCCTACGCGATGCGGGGTGGCTCGGCCCGCTGGGACGTTACCGTCGAGCTCACCGATGGTGCTCAGCTCACTTGGCATGGAGAGCCCTTTGTCGTCTCGGAAGGGGCTGACGTCACCAGGTCGATGACGGTCGACCTCGAGTCCGGCTGCACGATGGCATTCCGGGAGTCGCTCGTGTTCGGGCGCCACGGTGAGACCGGCGGCACGCTGCGTTCATCTCAGCGAGCGCGCCTCGACGGCGAACTGCTCCTGGCCGAAGACCTAGACCTCTCACCCACAGCAAGACCCGGCTGGGCGATCCTCGGTGATGCTCGCTGCCTCGACTCCGTGACCGCCCTCGGCCGCCGCCTCCCAGACGACCCCACCACCCTGCAATTAGAAGGCCCGGGCTCGATCATCAGACGGTTGGTCCACGACCAGCACCAAAGCGATCTTGCGCAAAGCTGGGCAGCCTTGAGCAAGCCTGACAAGATCTCCGGGTGCAGCTGA
- a CDS encoding LacI family DNA-binding transcriptional regulator, producing the protein MATRAGVTKQTVSNVVNGRAAVRPDTEARVRAAIADLGYEPNLVARSLATGSTMTVGLIVPTVASPFYSEIVEEVENVLDQHGYHLVLCTTRADGDRAKRQLAGLSSRLVDALLIAGDRDLTDPLALLPDARFPIALCAWETQIPDSLPVVTIDYEHAGFLAGEHLRSLGHQRVAAVVELPTHELRLAGLRRAFAQDELTIGDERVFVPTQPTPAGGFAAAQAALAADPELTAIFASHDLLALGVLEAVKESGRSVPGDVSVIGFDDTAPVALTHPALTAVAIPSREMARQATALLLRAIDERTQPVNSAQLLRTSLVIRDSTGPAAR; encoded by the coding sequence GTGGCGACCCGAGCGGGCGTCACCAAGCAGACCGTGTCGAACGTGGTCAACGGCCGGGCTGCTGTCCGCCCGGATACCGAGGCGCGGGTCCGGGCTGCGATCGCTGACCTCGGGTACGAACCGAACTTGGTGGCGCGTTCGCTGGCGACCGGTTCGACGATGACTGTCGGGCTGATCGTGCCGACAGTTGCCAGCCCGTTCTACTCCGAGATCGTCGAGGAGGTCGAGAACGTGCTGGATCAGCACGGGTACCACCTCGTGCTCTGTACGACCCGAGCTGACGGCGATCGGGCCAAGCGGCAGCTGGCCGGACTGTCGAGTCGGCTGGTCGATGCGCTGCTGATCGCGGGCGATCGGGATCTGACTGATCCGCTGGCGCTGCTACCGGATGCACGGTTCCCGATCGCGTTGTGTGCTTGGGAGACGCAGATCCCCGACTCGCTGCCGGTCGTGACGATCGACTACGAGCACGCGGGGTTCCTGGCGGGGGAGCATCTGCGGAGCCTTGGGCATCAGCGGGTGGCGGCTGTGGTCGAGCTGCCGACGCATGAGCTACGGCTGGCCGGCCTTCGGCGTGCGTTTGCTCAGGACGAGCTGACGATCGGCGATGAGAGGGTGTTCGTGCCGACTCAGCCGACGCCTGCGGGTGGGTTCGCGGCGGCCCAGGCTGCGTTGGCGGCGGATCCGGAGCTCACGGCGATCTTCGCTTCGCACGATCTGCTCGCGCTGGGGGTGCTGGAGGCGGTGAAGGAGTCGGGGCGGTCGGTACCGGGCGATGTCTCGGTGATCGGTTTCGACGACACGGCGCCGGTGGCGTTGACGCATCCGGCGCTCACCGCGGTCGCGATCCCCAGCCGCGAGATGGCTCGGCAGGCGACCGCGTTGCTCCTGCGTGCCATCGACGAGCGCACCCAGCCGGTCAACTCGGCGCAACTGTTACGCACCTCGCTAGTGATCCGCGACAGCACCGGACCGGCTGCTCGGTAG
- a CDS encoding purine-cytosine permease family protein, whose amino-acid sequence MTVEPSIDHRTTPPSEPTAATRETLEDYTLRFAPRSYRKWSTGVVAVSALGGIAYLADFAIGANIGISYGTTNALWGIGIFAVVIFATGLPLAYYAARYNIDLDLITRGSGFGYYGSVVTNVIFASFTFIFFALEGSIMAQGLKLGLHVPLALGYAVSTLVIFPLVIYGMKVLSTLQVWTTPLWLLLMVLPFVYLVVSHPESVSSFFDYQGEDGKGATDVGSMLLAAGVCLSLIAQIAEQIDYLRFMPPKTPENSRRWWTHMLLAGPGWVIFGAIKQVIGLFLAVYIIASVTDGAGVANEPVHQFLEIYRGFLPGWLAMTLAVVLVVISQVKINVTNAYSGSLAWTNSYTRLTKHYPGRLVFLGFNLVIALVLMEANMFDFLNTILGFYANCGMAWIVVVASDIVFNKYLLKLSPKVPEFRRGMLYAINPVGFVSMAVAAGVSILVFFGGLGDGIKPYSPLVAIVLALVLPPVLAIVTRGKYYLRRTSDGIELPMFDDHGNPSGAVLTCHVCRQDYERPDMTACETHSAFVCSLCLSTDKVADHVLAAQA is encoded by the coding sequence ATGACCGTTGAACCCTCCATCGACCACCGCACCACTCCCCCGTCGGAGCCCACCGCCGCCACCCGCGAGACGCTCGAGGACTACACACTGCGGTTCGCGCCGCGGTCCTACCGCAAGTGGTCGACCGGCGTCGTCGCCGTCTCCGCGCTCGGCGGTATCGCCTACCTGGCCGACTTCGCGATCGGCGCGAACATCGGCATCTCGTACGGCACCACGAACGCCTTGTGGGGCATCGGGATCTTCGCCGTCGTCATCTTCGCGACCGGCCTGCCACTCGCGTACTACGCCGCGCGGTACAACATCGACCTCGACCTGATCACCCGCGGCAGCGGCTTCGGGTACTACGGGTCGGTGGTGACCAACGTGATCTTCGCGTCCTTCACCTTCATCTTCTTCGCGCTCGAAGGCTCGATCATGGCGCAGGGGTTGAAGCTGGGGCTGCATGTCCCACTCGCACTCGGGTACGCCGTCTCGACGCTGGTGATCTTCCCGCTGGTCATCTACGGCATGAAAGTACTGTCCACGCTGCAGGTCTGGACGACGCCGCTGTGGTTGCTGCTGATGGTGCTGCCGTTCGTCTACCTCGTCGTCTCGCACCCGGAGTCGGTGTCGTCGTTCTTCGACTACCAGGGCGAGGACGGCAAGGGCGCGACGGATGTCGGCTCGATGCTGCTCGCGGCCGGCGTCTGTCTCTCGCTCATCGCGCAGATCGCCGAGCAGATCGACTACCTGCGATTCATGCCGCCGAAGACGCCCGAGAACTCGCGGCGCTGGTGGACGCACATGCTGCTGGCCGGCCCGGGCTGGGTGATCTTCGGTGCGATCAAGCAGGTGATCGGGCTGTTCCTGGCCGTCTACATCATCGCGTCCGTGACTGATGGTGCTGGAGTCGCGAACGAGCCAGTGCATCAGTTCCTCGAGATCTACCGTGGGTTCCTGCCGGGGTGGCTCGCGATGACGCTGGCCGTAGTACTGGTGGTGATCAGTCAGGTGAAGATCAACGTGACGAACGCGTACTCCGGTTCGCTGGCGTGGACCAACTCGTACACCCGGCTGACCAAGCACTACCCCGGGCGGCTCGTGTTCCTCGGCTTCAACCTGGTGATCGCGCTGGTGCTGATGGAAGCCAACATGTTCGACTTCCTCAACACCATCCTCGGCTTCTACGCCAACTGCGGGATGGCGTGGATCGTGGTCGTTGCCTCGGACATCGTCTTCAACAAGTACCTGCTGAAGCTGTCGCCGAAGGTGCCGGAGTTCCGGCGCGGCATGCTTTATGCGATCAACCCGGTCGGCTTCGTGTCGATGGCGGTCGCCGCTGGTGTGTCGATCCTAGTCTTCTTCGGCGGGCTCGGCGACGGGATCAAGCCGTACTCGCCGCTGGTCGCGATCGTGCTTGCACTGGTTTTGCCGCCGGTGCTGGCTATCGTCACTCGTGGGAAGTACTACCTCCGGCGCACGAGTGATGGGATTGAGCTGCCGATGTTCGATGACCACGGGAACCCGTCAGGCGCAGTACTGACCTGCCATGTGTGCCGGCAGGACTACGAGCGCCCCGACATGACGGCCTGCGAAACCCACAGCGCCTTCGTCTGCTCGCTGTGCCTGAGTACAGACAAGGTCGCCGACCACGTACTGGCGGCCCAGGCGTGA